One genomic region from Osmerus mordax isolate fOsmMor3 chromosome 4, fOsmMor3.pri, whole genome shotgun sequence encodes:
- the c4h11orf58 gene encoding small acidic protein, whose protein sequence is MSSTENRHGTKRPASTDEVGSTQWEAADLGSNERKQKFLRLMGAGKKEHTGRLVIGDHKSTSHVRSGVEDKRMNSELELQYQQGLDGKLSGRDRRHCGLGFSEPEPLPSPPSDSSTAVESEKAASPNSPGSPESEPQESQDSTPQIPEGRVTEQAESSARDSPKMDKKHVKSS, encoded by the exons ATGAGTTCAACAGAGAATAGGCATGGGACAAAGAGACCTGCATCTACGGATGAG GTTGGCTCCACTCAGTGGGAGGCTGCAGACCTTGGGAGCAATGAGAGGAAGCAGAAGTTTTTGCGGTTGATGGGTGCTGGCAAG aAAGAACACACTGGACGCCTGGTCATCGGAGACCACAAGTCGACGTCTCATGTCCGCAGTG GCGTGGAGGACAAGAGGATGAACTCTGAGTTAGAGCTGCAGTACCAGCAGGGTTTGGACGGGAAGCTATCTGGGAGAGACCGCCGACACTGTGGCCTGGGCTTTAGTGAG cCTGAACCCCTTCCTTCACCACCCTcagacagcagcacagcagTAGAATCAGAGAAAGCAGCCAGTCCCAATAGCCCAGGGAGCCCTGAGTCGGAACCACAGGAATCCCAGGACTCAACACCGCAGATACCAGAGGGCAGAGTGACAGAACAGGCCGAGTCTAGTGCCAGAGACAGTCCAAAAATGGACAAGAAACACGTCAAATCATCATAA